Within Actinoplanes sp. L3-i22, the genomic segment TCAGTTGCGCCAGTTGGGGCCTTCGGTCGTCGCGCAGTGCCGTACCGTCGGCGGTTGTCGCGGAGGTGGTGAACAGCAGGCCCGCAGCCAGCGCGATCAGCGGAACTCCGACGGACCAGATGGTCCGGCTGCCGTCGTGGCGCGGCCGCAGACCGCCGGCGGCGCGCCGCAGCGCGAGCCGCCAGGAGGCCCCACGTTCGCTCTGAAAAGCCACCCCAGCCTCCCTCGAGAACCGTCGCCGGGTATTTTCTCGCCCCGGCGGGTGCCTGTGTGCGCGTCGACTTGATTACGCTAGCTGGCGAACAGTATTCGCCACGGGCAGCATTCGGAGTCCCCGGAGCCGCTCACCGGTGGTTGTTCACCACTTGTTGCCCACAGGAGAGCGCCGTGCCCAAGTCTCAGGTTCGTAAGAAGAAGGTCTACACCCCGCCGTCCGACATCCGCCCTGCGGCTGCGGCGGCCGGCAAGAAGCCGAGTCCGACCTGGCTGCCGGCCACCGCGGTGATTCTGATCGTGGTGGGTATCGGGTGGCTGGTCACCTACTACCTGTCCTCCCAGCAGTGGCCGGTGGAGAGCTGGCGATACTGGAACCTCGCGGTCGGCTTCGGCTGCATGGTGGCGTCGCTGGGCATTTTGTCGCGCTGGCGGTAAGCGCGCGGCCGCGTGTGAACTTCGTCTAAACCAGGCGCACCCCCGCTCGGCGTGGGGTGCGCTTTCGGCTGAGGGGCCGCAAGTCCTTGACCTGCGGCCCACACCGGCCTATTACTCATGGGTAACATAGGCTGGCGCCCAGCCGACCGAGGAGGCACTACACAGATGGGCATCGCGCAGATCATCGCCACCGTTCTGGCGGGGGCGGTCACGGTGGTGGCCGTCGCGCTGGCGGTCCGGGCCGTCCTGACGATCACCAAGGTGATCCGGTCGGGCCAACCGGCACCGGAGCGGTTCACCGACCGGGGTACCCGTACTAAGACCCTGCTCAAGGAGTCAGTCGGGCACACCCGGATGCTCAAGTGGTCCGCGATCGGGGCGGCCCACTGGTTCGTGATGTTCTCCTTCATCATCCTGTCGTCGCTGGTCCTCGAGGCCTACTTCGAGGCGGTCACGCCCGACGGCGAGCTGCCGATCATCGGCCACTGGGCGATCTTCGGATTCGTCACCGAGTGGTTCGGCATCCTCGGCACCGTCGGCATCGGCTACCTGATCTTCGTCCGGCAGCGGCAGAAGCCCGGCGCGGTCAAGCGCAGCCGGTTCCTCGGCTCCACGATGTGGCAGGCCTACTTCGTCGAGTCGATCATCGTGGGCGTGCTGGTCTGCGGGTTCGTCATCCGCGGGCTGAAGGTCGCCAACGGCACGTTCCCGTACCCGGTGTGGGCCGCCCCGCTCTCGCACGCCATCGGCGCCGGCCTGCCGGCCTGGGCGGACGGGCCGACCTGGGGCGCCCTGATCAAGCTGCTCATCTCGATGGGCTGGCTGATCA encodes:
- a CDS encoding cell division protein CrgA, with translation MPKSQVRKKKVYTPPSDIRPAAAAAGKKPSPTWLPATAVILIVVGIGWLVTYYLSSQQWPVESWRYWNLAVGFGCMVASLGILSRWR